In the genome of Flavobacteriales bacterium, one region contains:
- a CDS encoding ABC transporter ATP-binding protein, translated as MKKLSVFLHMAFAFRKEAWLNIVFNFLSVIFSVFSITMIYPFLGLLFGTMQIVNEKPAADFSSSYFLELLNYYLSNVIKSTNDKSAALLLICVLVVVAFFLKNICRYLAMFYLATIRAGVVGNLRKGLYEKILSLPLSFYTEKRKGDLLSRASVDVQEIEWSIISSLEVLMKDPLNIIFILAGLLIFSPTLTGIVFVVVPVAGIFIGYIGRSLKRTSAKTQGQLGMLISTFEETLSGIRIIKAFSAEDKMMALFLKQNNRHFQLMQRMYRKRDLASPLSEFLGVTSMAFVIFVGGKMVLSKSIMPDQLITFAVLFSQMISPAKAFTNALYNIQRGRASLERIRSVMDEDQRIFEAEQPKEVTAFEKEIRFDHVSFAYGTEEVLKGINLTIPKGSTVALVGQSGAGKSTMADMLPRFYDPQQGDVRIDDIPIRELRLADLRGMMGIVTQESILFNDTVFNNITLGVKSATKEQVEEAARVANAHEFIMQMEQGYDTYIGERGGKLSGGQRQRLSIARAVLKNPPILILDEATSALDTESEKLVQDALFKLMQNRTSLVIAHRLSTIQHADLIVVMQEGNIIEKGKHEELLALNGAYKRLFELQHFA; from the coding sequence ATGAAAAAATTAAGCGTCTTTCTACACATGGCCTTCGCCTTCCGCAAAGAGGCATGGCTGAACATCGTGTTCAATTTCCTTTCGGTCATCTTTTCGGTCTTTTCCATCACCATGATCTATCCCTTCCTGGGCCTGCTTTTCGGCACCATGCAGATCGTGAATGAAAAACCGGCGGCGGATTTTTCCTCTTCCTATTTCCTGGAATTGCTGAACTATTATCTGTCCAACGTCATCAAATCAACCAACGACAAAAGTGCTGCGTTGCTGTTGATATGCGTGCTGGTGGTGGTGGCATTCTTTCTCAAAAACATCTGTCGCTACCTGGCCATGTTCTACCTGGCTACGATTCGTGCAGGGGTGGTAGGCAACCTGAGGAAGGGTTTGTATGAAAAAATCCTGTCACTGCCCCTTTCATTCTATACCGAAAAACGCAAGGGCGACCTGCTGTCACGCGCATCGGTAGACGTTCAGGAAATCGAATGGTCCATCATCAGTTCGCTGGAAGTATTGATGAAAGATCCTCTGAACATCATTTTCATCCTTGCAGGTTTGCTGATTTTCAGTCCGACCCTCACCGGCATCGTCTTCGTCGTGGTTCCAGTGGCGGGTATTTTCATCGGATATATTGGCCGAAGCCTGAAACGCACATCCGCCAAAACCCAGGGGCAACTGGGCATGCTAATCTCCACATTCGAAGAAACCCTGTCGGGCATCCGCATCATCAAGGCGTTCTCCGCCGAAGACAAGATGATGGCCCTCTTTCTCAAACAAAACAACCGTCACTTCCAGCTGATGCAGCGCATGTACCGCAAGCGTGACCTTGCTTCACCTCTGAGTGAATTCCTTGGAGTAACCTCCATGGCCTTCGTGATCTTCGTGGGTGGCAAAATGGTGCTCAGCAAATCCATCATGCCCGACCAACTGATCACCTTTGCCGTGCTGTTCTCGCAGATGATCTCGCCGGCAAAAGCTTTCACCAATGCATTGTACAACATCCAAAGGGGAAGGGCTTCCCTGGAACGCATCCGCTCAGTAATGGATGAAGACCAGCGGATCTTCGAAGCTGAACAACCGAAGGAAGTAACGGCATTTGAGAAAGAAATTCGCTTTGATCATGTGTCATTCGCATACGGTACCGAAGAGGTTTTAAAAGGCATCAACCTGACCATTCCCAAGGGCAGCACCGTTGCATTGGTCGGACAGTCAGGTGCGGGCAAATCCACCATGGCTGATATGTTACCCAGGTTTTACGATCCGCAGCAAGGTGACGTACGAATCGACGACATCCCCATCCGTGAACTGCGCCTTGCTGATCTGCGCGGTATGATGGGCATCGTTACGCAGGAGTCCATTCTCTTCAACGATACCGTGTTCAACAACATCACGCTGGGTGTGAAATCAGCCACAAAAGAGCAGGTGGAGGAAGCTGCCCGGGTGGCCAACGCCCATGAGTTCATCATGCAGATGGAACAGGGGTATGATACTTATATAGGTGAAAGAGGTGGTAAACTATCCGGCGGCCAGCGGCAACGACTGAGCATCGCCAGGGCCGTACTGAAGAACCCGCCGATCCTGATCCTCGACGAGGCTACATCCGCATTGGATACGGAATCGGAAAAGCTGGTTCAGGATGCATTGTTCAAACTCATGCAGAACCGCACCTCTCTGGTGATTGCCCACCGGCTTTCCACCATTCAGCATGCCGACCTGATCGTAGTGATGCAGGAAGGAAACATCATTGAAAAAGGAAAACACGAAGAATTGCTGGCCCTGAACGGAGCTTACAAACGCTTGTTCGAGCTGCAGCATTTTGCGTAA
- a CDS encoding NifU family protein translates to MQQVITIYAESTPNPGAMKFVANKMLVKGDAVDFKNPEEATKSSPLATRLFTFPFVRGVFIAANFISVTKSESVDWSEVAMELREFIRDYLNTGEPVLTETEVVATEHTSPLNMATDDAVPRTDIEQQIVNILEEYIRPAVEQDGGAISFHSYNQGVVKVLLKGACSGCPSSTITLKAGIEGLMKRMIPEVQAVEAVSA, encoded by the coding sequence ATGCAGCAGGTGATCACCATATATGCAGAATCCACCCCGAATCCCGGGGCCATGAAATTTGTCGCCAACAAAATGCTTGTGAAAGGAGATGCGGTGGATTTCAAGAACCCTGAGGAGGCAACGAAGTCATCACCTCTTGCGACTCGCCTGTTCACGTTCCCGTTCGTAAGGGGTGTGTTTATTGCGGCCAACTTCATCAGCGTGACCAAGAGCGAGTCGGTGGATTGGAGCGAGGTGGCCATGGAATTGCGCGAGTTCATCAGGGATTACCTGAATACCGGCGAACCGGTGCTTACCGAAACCGAGGTTGTGGCCACAGAGCATACATCTCCATTGAATATGGCTACAGATGATGCCGTTCCCCGTACCGACATCGAGCAACAGATCGTAAACATCCTGGAGGAGTACATCCGTCCGGCCGTGGAGCAGGACGGTGGTGCCATCAGTTTTCATTCCTATAACCAGGGAGTGGTAAAGGTGTTGTTGAAAGGGGCTTGCAGCGGATGTCCGTCATCCACCATTACCCTGAAAGCTGGCATTGAAGGGCTGATGAAACGGATGATTCCGGAAGTGCAGGCAGTGGAAGCCGTAAGTGCCTGA
- the rbfA gene encoding 30S ribosome-binding factor RbfA, protein MDSTRQNKVARLLQKELGLIFLQEGRKWVGAAGMITVTMVRMTPDLGLAKVYLSVFNVADKALVVKGINEAAHEYRRMLGTKIRHQVRHIPDLVFYLDDSLDYAERIDNLLSGLDPS, encoded by the coding sequence ATGGACTCCACTAGGCAAAACAAGGTAGCACGCCTGCTGCAAAAGGAACTGGGCCTGATTTTCCTGCAGGAAGGTCGCAAATGGGTAGGGGCAGCCGGCATGATCACCGTTACCATGGTGCGCATGACACCGGATCTGGGTCTCGCCAAGGTATACCTCAGCGTGTTCAATGTGGCTGACAAGGCCCTTGTTGTAAAAGGCATCAATGAAGCGGCGCATGAATATCGCAGGATGCTGGGCACCAAGATCCGCCACCAGGTACGCCACATTCCCGATCTTGTTTTCTACCTTGACGACAGCCTGGATTATGCCGAACGGATTGACAACCTACTGTCGGGCCTCGACCCATCCTGA
- a CDS encoding ABC transporter permease, giving the protein MNVPYFIARRYLFSRKSHNAINYISAISVVVMTILTAALFIVLSVFNGFESLIVDLFNSFDPDLKITASAAKSFDFETFPAEKLAHEKGVVHYTRVIEENALLKYGDKSYIATLKGVDSSYFHITRLEEMMRDGSPALTYQGRQMAVLGYGVASALAVNLGNVFRPIDLYVPKKTKKGVMITPENAFNIREVLPSGVFSIQQDFDSKYVIIPLNLARELTQYGTRLNAVEVAIDKDADVFEVQHRLEKLLGPAYRIQNRYEQHEVLYKIMKSEKWAIFLILTFTLIIGSFNVIGALTMLIVEKKKDIRTLWSMGADGRMIRRVFMTEGVMISLLGCSLGVVLGFAICWLQYRYGIVSLEGSGTFVVEAYPVEIHFRDMLSVFVTVTLIGIIAAAIPARRISRKTLQWRQTA; this is encoded by the coding sequence GTGAATGTACCTTATTTCATAGCCCGCAGGTATCTGTTTTCCCGCAAGTCGCACAACGCGATCAATTACATCTCAGCCATTTCGGTGGTGGTGATGACGATCCTCACCGCCGCGCTTTTTATCGTGTTGTCGGTGTTCAACGGGTTTGAAAGCCTGATCGTGGATCTGTTCAACTCCTTCGACCCTGATCTGAAAATCACGGCATCAGCGGCCAAATCGTTCGATTTCGAAACATTTCCTGCCGAAAAGCTCGCCCATGAAAAGGGCGTGGTTCATTATACCCGGGTCATCGAAGAAAATGCCTTGCTGAAGTACGGCGACAAGTCGTACATAGCAACCTTGAAAGGTGTGGATTCATCCTATTTTCATATCACCCGGCTGGAAGAAATGATGCGTGACGGAAGCCCGGCCCTGACCTACCAGGGAAGGCAAATGGCTGTGCTGGGCTATGGCGTGGCGTCTGCATTGGCTGTGAATCTGGGCAATGTGTTTCGCCCGATTGACCTGTATGTGCCGAAGAAAACAAAGAAGGGGGTGATGATTACCCCGGAGAATGCATTCAACATCCGGGAGGTATTGCCTTCCGGGGTGTTTTCCATTCAACAGGATTTTGATTCGAAATACGTCATCATCCCGCTGAACCTTGCTCGCGAACTTACACAGTATGGCACGCGCTTAAATGCTGTGGAAGTTGCGATAGACAAAGATGCTGATGTGTTCGAGGTACAGCACCGGTTGGAGAAATTGCTGGGCCCCGCGTACCGTATTCAGAACCGGTATGAGCAACATGAAGTGTTGTACAAGATCATGAAGTCGGAGAAGTGGGCCATCTTTCTTATCCTCACATTCACACTGATCATCGGATCGTTCAATGTCATCGGTGCTTTGACCATGCTGATTGTGGAGAAAAAGAAAGACATACGTACCCTTTGGAGCATGGGTGCCGATGGCCGCATGATTCGTCGTGTGTTTATGACCGAAGGTGTGATGATCTCCTTGTTGGGTTGTTCACTAGGTGTGGTGTTGGGTTTTGCCATTTGCTGGCTGCAGTACCGGTACGGAATTGTTAGCCTGGAAGGCAGCGGAACGTTTGTTGTGGAAGCCTACCCCGTGGAAATACATTTCAGGGATATGCTTTCGGTATTTGTAACGGTTACCCTGATAGGCATCATTGCAGCCGCAATACCGGCCCGTAGGATCAGTCGAAAAACCTTGCAGTGGCGTCAGACCGCCTGA
- the dusB gene encoding tRNA dihydrouridine synthase DusB gives MPKIGNIDLGEFPLLLAPMEDVSDPPFRALCKQHGADLMYTEFISSEGLIRDAAKSVMKLDIFDEERPIGIQIFGGDIESMKKATELAEKAGPDLIDINYGCPVKKVICKGAGAGILKDIPKMVEMTREIVKSTHLPVTVKTRLGWDESSKSIEETAERLQDVGIQALSIHGRTRVQMYKGEADWTLIGKVKDNPRIRIPIFGNGDVDSPEKAKLMRDQYGVDGIMIGRASIGYPWIFNEIKHFMKTGSHLPAPGLDDRVEAAREHLRRSLAWKGDRVGVVEMRRHYANYFRGLDHFKPYRLRLVTTEDPGELEAILDEIRNHYATLSQAV, from the coding sequence ATGCCAAAGATAGGTAATATCGATTTAGGTGAGTTCCCGCTGTTGCTTGCCCCCATGGAGGATGTGAGTGATCCACCCTTTCGTGCGCTTTGCAAACAGCATGGGGCTGATCTCATGTATACCGAGTTCATCTCATCGGAAGGCCTGATCCGCGATGCGGCCAAAAGCGTAATGAAGCTGGACATTTTTGATGAGGAGCGACCCATCGGCATCCAGATCTTCGGAGGCGATATTGAGTCCATGAAGAAAGCAACGGAACTGGCTGAAAAGGCGGGACCTGACCTGATTGACATCAACTATGGCTGCCCGGTGAAGAAGGTGATCTGCAAAGGTGCCGGGGCAGGTATTCTCAAAGACATTCCCAAGATGGTGGAAATGACCCGTGAGATCGTGAAAAGCACCCACCTGCCTGTTACAGTGAAAACCCGCCTCGGGTGGGATGAAAGCAGCAAGTCCATTGAAGAAACCGCAGAACGTTTGCAGGATGTAGGCATCCAGGCACTGAGTATTCACGGCCGCACCCGCGTGCAGATGTACAAAGGCGAAGCCGACTGGACCCTGATCGGGAAGGTCAAAGACAACCCCCGCATCCGCATACCGATCTTCGGCAACGGCGACGTAGACTCACCCGAGAAAGCCAAACTGATGCGTGACCAATACGGCGTAGACGGCATCATGATCGGCCGGGCCAGCATCGGGTATCCTTGGATATTCAACGAGATCAAACATTTCATGAAGACCGGCAGCCATCTTCCTGCGCCGGGACTTGACGACCGCGTAGAAGCCGCCCGCGAACACCTGAGACGTTCCCTGGCCTGGAAAGGCGATCGCGTAGGTGTGGTTGAGATGCGCCGGCATTATGCCAATTACTTCCGGGGATTGGATCATTTCAAACCCTATCGCTTGCGACTTGTGACAACGGAAGACCCTGGCGAACTGGAAGCGATCCTGGATGAGATCCGGAACCATTACGCAACACTTTCTCAGGCGGTCTGA
- a CDS encoding methyltransferase domain-containing protein, translating to MRHDPIKNDLGAFFSRSTFLRRVFYHLLDLVLLRAWYVRFELRRWAKKAPEKVHMLDAGAGFGQYTYFMSRLHKDWNILAIDNKEFIISDGNIFFRKIGKDQVLFRIGDLREFCEKDAFDLVLAADILVQVEDDDRVLRNIHASLKEGGMLLVSTLSDKTEMKWVRKSQRLTDEANVRDGYDIDHIQEKLRNAGFSRVRARYSYGKLGMLSGLFSVTIPIFLLNLTKAFFVILPFYYLVVYPFCFVLNLLDTRVPHRSGAGLIVKAYK from the coding sequence ATGCGGCACGATCCGATCAAAAACGATTTAGGTGCATTTTTCAGTCGCAGCACATTCCTCAGACGGGTGTTTTATCATTTGCTGGACCTTGTGCTGTTGCGTGCCTGGTACGTGCGTTTTGAACTGAGGAGATGGGCGAAAAAGGCACCGGAGAAAGTGCACATGCTGGATGCCGGTGCCGGTTTCGGACAGTACACATACTTCATGTCCAGGCTACATAAAGACTGGAACATCCTGGCCATCGACAACAAGGAATTCATCATCTCAGACGGGAACATCTTCTTCAGGAAAATCGGAAAAGATCAGGTGCTGTTCCGGATTGGTGATTTGAGGGAGTTCTGCGAGAAAGACGCTTTTGATCTTGTGCTTGCTGCCGACATACTGGTTCAGGTGGAAGATGACGACAGGGTGCTTCGTAACATCCATGCATCCCTCAAGGAAGGTGGTATGCTGCTTGTTTCAACCCTGTCAGATAAGACCGAAATGAAGTGGGTGAGAAAAAGCCAGCGGCTCACCGATGAGGCCAATGTGCGCGACGGATACGACATCGACCACATCCAGGAGAAACTCCGGAATGCGGGTTTTTCCAGGGTAAGGGCCAGGTACTCGTACGGAAAGCTGGGTATGTTGTCGGGGTTGTTTTCAGTTACCATCCCGATCTTCCTACTCAACCTTACAAAGGCATTTTTCGTTATCTTACCCTTTTACTATCTGGTGGTGTACCCGTTTTGTTTTGTACTGAACCTGCTCGATACCCGTGTGCCTCATAGGTCGGGTGCCGGTTTGATTGTCAAGGCATACAAATGA